The Methylomicrobium lacus LW14 genome window below encodes:
- the atpB gene encoding F0F1 ATP synthase subunit A — translation MATEAHAAEGATGYIIHHLTPLSAGEGFWTLHLDTLFFSALLGALFIWFFKSAAEKATVGVPGPMQNFVEMLIEFVDQQVKDSFHGKSPLIAPLALTIFCWVFMFNFMDLFPVDILPLIGGAMGIPYLRVVPSTDLNATFAMSISVFLLIIFYSIKVKGVWGFAKELMFQPFGPWLLPFNLLLKLVEEIAKPISLALRLFGNLYAGELIFILIALLPSYVQPLLSLPWAIFHILIITLQAFIFMVLTIVYLSMAHEDH, via the coding sequence ATGGCAACCGAAGCGCACGCGGCTGAAGGGGCAACCGGCTATATCATCCACCATTTGACTCCGTTGAGTGCAGGCGAAGGATTCTGGACCTTGCACCTGGATACCCTGTTTTTTTCAGCCCTGCTCGGCGCATTGTTCATCTGGTTTTTCAAGTCGGCCGCGGAAAAAGCGACCGTCGGCGTGCCGGGTCCGATGCAGAACTTTGTCGAAATGTTGATCGAATTTGTCGACCAACAGGTGAAGGACAGTTTTCACGGCAAGAGCCCCCTGATCGCGCCGTTGGCGTTGACGATTTTCTGCTGGGTGTTCATGTTCAACTTCATGGACTTGTTCCCGGTTGACATACTGCCGCTGATCGGTGGTGCAATGGGCATTCCGTATCTCAGAGTCGTGCCGAGCACCGACCTGAATGCGACCTTTGCGATGTCGATTTCGGTGTTCTTGCTGATCATTTTCTACAGCATCAAGGTCAAGGGCGTCTGGGGTTTCGCGAAGGAACTGATGTTTCAGCCTTTCGGTCCGTGGCTGTTGCCGTTCAACTTGCTGCTGAAGCTGGTTGAGGAAATCGCCAAGCCGATCTCGCTGGCACTGCGGTTATTCGGTAACCTGTATGCGGGCGAATTGATCTTCATCCTGATCGCGCTGCTGCCTAGCTACGTGCAGCCGCTCTTGAGTCTGCCGTGGGCGATTTTCCATATTTTGATCATCACTCTGCAAGCGTTCATTTTCATGGTATTGACGATCGTCTACCTGAGCATGGCGCACGAAGATCATTAG
- the atpE gene encoding F0F1 ATP synthase subunit C, with translation MEIAKLIADVQGMTAIAVGLVLGMGALGTAIGFGLLGGKFLEGAARQPEMVPMLQVKMFVVAGLLDAVTMIGVGLALFFTFANPFLSAVQAAAG, from the coding sequence ATGGAAATTGCAAAATTGATTGCTGATGTACAGGGTATGACTGCGATTGCGGTTGGTCTGGTATTGGGCATGGGCGCACTCGGAACCGCGATCGGTTTCGGTCTGTTGGGCGGTAAATTCCTGGAAGGCGCGGCGCGTCAACCGGAAATGGTTCCTATGCTGCAAGTCAAAATGTTCGTTGTTGCGGGTCTGTTGGACGCAGTAACCATGATCGGCGTCGGTTTGGCTTTGTTCTTCACTTTCGCAAACCCGTTCCTGTCAGCCGTACAAGCTGCTGCGGGCTAA
- the atpA gene encoding F0F1 ATP synthase subunit alpha: MQLNPSEISDLIKKKIEGFDLGAEAHTEGTVVSVTDGIVRIHGLSEAMQGEMLEFPGNTYGMALNLERDSVGAVVLGSYQHISEGDTVKCTGKILEVPVGEALLGRVVDALGKPIDGKGAIETTETSPIEKIAPGVIARQSVSQPVQLGLKSIDAMIPVGRGQRELIIGDRQTGKTAIAVDAIINQKGTGIKCIYVAIGQKRSSIANVVRKLEEHGAMDHTIIVAASASESAALQFIAPYTGCAMGEFFRDRGEDALIIYDDLTKQAWAYRQVSLLLRRPPGREAYPGDVFYLHSRLLERASRINADEVEKLTGGKVKGKTGSLTALPIIETQGGDVSAFVPTNVISITDGQIFLESNLFNSGIRPAVNAGLSVSRVGGAAQTKIIKKLGGGIRLDLAQYRELAAFAQFASDLDESTRKQIERGQRVTELMKQNQYSPMSVAQMAVSLFAANQGFLDAVEVNKVLAFESALQLYMKTEQAALMDKINATGDWNGEIEQGLQTAIETFVKTHSW; this comes from the coding sequence ATGCAATTAAATCCATCTGAAATTAGTGATCTAATTAAAAAGAAGATCGAAGGCTTCGATCTCGGCGCTGAAGCGCATACCGAAGGCACCGTAGTCAGCGTGACCGACGGCATCGTCAGAATTCACGGCTTGTCCGAAGCGATGCAGGGCGAAATGCTCGAATTCCCGGGCAATACCTACGGCATGGCGCTGAACCTCGAGCGTGACTCGGTCGGTGCGGTGGTGTTGGGTTCCTATCAGCATATTTCCGAAGGCGACACCGTCAAATGCACCGGCAAGATTTTGGAAGTGCCGGTCGGCGAAGCGTTGCTGGGCCGCGTCGTGGATGCGCTCGGTAAACCGATCGACGGCAAGGGCGCAATCGAAACGACTGAAACTTCTCCGATCGAAAAAATCGCGCCGGGCGTTATTGCGCGTCAATCGGTCAGCCAGCCTGTGCAATTGGGCTTGAAATCGATCGATGCGATGATTCCTGTCGGCCGCGGCCAGCGCGAATTGATCATCGGCGACCGCCAAACCGGCAAGACCGCGATTGCGGTTGATGCGATCATCAACCAAAAAGGCACCGGCATCAAATGTATTTATGTCGCGATCGGCCAAAAACGTTCGTCGATTGCGAACGTGGTGCGCAAGCTCGAAGAACACGGCGCGATGGATCATACCATCATCGTGGCCGCATCCGCCTCCGAATCGGCCGCATTGCAATTCATTGCGCCCTATACCGGCTGCGCGATGGGCGAATTCTTCAGAGACCGCGGCGAAGACGCGCTGATCATTTATGACGACTTGACCAAACAAGCCTGGGCCTACCGCCAAGTTTCGCTGCTGCTCCGCCGTCCACCGGGACGTGAAGCATATCCGGGCGACGTATTCTATCTGCACTCGCGCCTGCTCGAAAGAGCCTCGCGCATCAACGCGGACGAAGTCGAAAAATTGACCGGCGGCAAAGTCAAAGGCAAGACCGGTTCATTGACCGCATTGCCGATCATCGAAACCCAAGGCGGCGACGTCTCCGCGTTCGTTCCGACCAACGTGATTTCGATCACCGACGGCCAGATCTTCCTGGAAAGCAACCTGTTCAACTCCGGTATCCGTCCTGCGGTCAACGCGGGTCTGTCGGTATCCCGGGTCGGCGGCGCCGCGCAAACCAAGATCATCAAGAAGCTTGGTGGCGGTATCCGTCTCGACTTGGCGCAATACCGCGAGTTGGCGGCATTCGCACAGTTCGCATCGGACCTTGACGAAAGCACTCGTAAGCAGATCGAACGCGGCCAACGCGTGACCGAACTGATGAAGCAAAACCAGTATTCACCGATGTCGGTCGCACAAATGGCGGTTTCGTTGTTTGCGGCAAACCAGGGCTTCCTGGATGCGGTCGAAGTGAACAAGGTATTGGCTTTCGAATCCGCGCTGCAGTTGTACATGAAAACCGAACAAGCCGCGCTGATGGACAAAATCAATGCAACCGGCGACTGGAACGGCGAAATTGAACAAGGCTTGCAGACTGCGATCGAAACTTTCGTCAAAACGCATAGCTGGTAA
- a CDS encoding FmdB family zinc ribbon protein has product MPIYEYKCQSCGHEHEALQKLSDQPLVHCPACSKPDLIKKISAAGFRLKGGGWYETDFKSGAKKNVAGESSEPSKPHSCSGSCSH; this is encoded by the coding sequence ATGCCAATCTATGAGTATAAATGTCAATCCTGCGGGCATGAGCACGAAGCCTTACAAAAACTCAGCGACCAGCCGCTGGTGCATTGCCCGGCGTGCAGCAAGCCTGATCTGATCAAAAAAATATCGGCGGCCGGTTTCCGTTTGAAAGGCGGCGGCTGGTACGAAACCGATTTCAAGAGCGGCGCGAAGAAAAATGTTGCCGGTGAAAGTTCGGAGCCGTCCAAGCCGCACAGTTGCAGCGGCAGTTGCAGCCATTAG
- a CDS encoding FAD-dependent oxidoreductase, with protein sequence MRIVIIGGVAAGAKAAAKAKRVNADLEIIVFQDEAEVAYSACGLPYVIGGTITDQNKLVIRKPEEFAKDGIQVHTGRRVVALDAAKRRMTVRNLQDQSEESVAYDRLIVATGALPIVPQVAGIDLDGVLTLRKIGDLARFTSVFDTLRPQKAVIVGAGYIGMELAEAFHQLNIKTTIVETFPRVLPKFDPEMAQLVHDQLVEQDIELILGDGLSKLQDENGRVIAVVTESGKVIPTDLVVIAIGVRPNTELARAAGITLGKTGAIAVDARMETNIPGIYAAGDCAETTDRVTGQPAWVPLGDIANLQGRVAGENAAGGNAHFPGVFGTAIFKAFNLNVAMTGLSEQAARAQGFDPVSVLLRRGDRARYYPGGRELNLKLIADRRDGRLLGAQVIGPGKADKMIDIAATALLGKLTCQDLENADLAYSPPFSPVLSPMIMAAGALSSRLSGVAD encoded by the coding sequence ATGCGCATCGTTATCATAGGCGGCGTGGCGGCCGGGGCCAAGGCGGCGGCCAAAGCCAAGCGGGTGAACGCCGATCTGGAAATCATCGTTTTTCAGGACGAGGCCGAAGTGGCCTATTCGGCTTGCGGGCTTCCGTATGTGATTGGCGGTACGATTACGGATCAAAATAAACTGGTGATCAGGAAGCCGGAAGAATTCGCCAAAGACGGCATTCAGGTTCACACCGGCCGCCGTGTCGTCGCTTTGGATGCGGCAAAGCGGCGGATGACGGTGCGCAATCTACAGGATCAAAGCGAAGAAAGCGTCGCTTACGACCGCCTGATTGTGGCCACCGGCGCGTTGCCGATCGTGCCTCAGGTGGCGGGCATCGATCTCGACGGCGTGCTGACACTCAGAAAAATCGGCGATCTGGCCCGGTTCACATCGGTTTTCGATACGCTGCGGCCGCAAAAGGCGGTGATCGTCGGAGCGGGCTATATCGGCATGGAGCTCGCCGAAGCCTTTCATCAACTGAATATCAAGACAACTATCGTCGAGACATTCCCGCGCGTTCTCCCGAAGTTTGATCCCGAGATGGCGCAACTGGTGCATGATCAGTTGGTCGAACAGGATATCGAATTGATCCTCGGCGATGGTCTCAGCAAATTGCAGGATGAAAACGGCCGGGTCATCGCGGTTGTGACCGAATCCGGCAAAGTCATTCCGACCGACCTGGTCGTGATCGCGATCGGCGTGCGTCCGAATACCGAACTTGCGAGGGCCGCCGGCATTACGCTCGGCAAGACCGGTGCGATTGCTGTCGATGCGCGGATGGAAACAAACATTCCGGGAATCTATGCGGCCGGTGACTGCGCCGAGACCACCGACCGGGTAACAGGTCAGCCGGCCTGGGTGCCGCTTGGCGATATCGCCAATTTGCAGGGACGGGTCGCGGGCGAAAACGCGGCCGGCGGCAATGCGCATTTTCCGGGCGTGTTCGGCACCGCGATTTTCAAGGCCTTCAATCTGAATGTCGCAATGACCGGCTTGTCCGAGCAGGCGGCGCGCGCGCAAGGTTTTGATCCGGTCTCGGTGTTGCTCAGGCGCGGCGATCGGGCCCGTTATTATCCGGGCGGCCGGGAGCTGAATCTGAAATTGATTGCCGATCGCCGGGATGGCCGCCTGCTCGGCGCTCAGGTGATCGGTCCGGGCAAGGCGGATAAGATGATCGATATTGCGGCGACCGCCTTGCTCGGCAAATTAACCTGTCAGGATTTGGAGAATGCCGATCTGGCTTACTCGCCGCCGTTCAGTCCGGTGTTGTCGCCGATGATCATGGCGGCCGGCGCCTTGAGCAGCCGGCTTTCGGGCGTCGCGGATTGA
- a CDS encoding ATP synthase subunit I, whose product MADRKLSTVSKIVLYQALIIIMMTAGFAVASGKMAALSAALGGAAAFFPNLFFAYRIKKATGQEARKIVVSFYSGEAGKLLLTAAFFVLIFQIPNLDLLPLLVGYLTALSVFWFALLMR is encoded by the coding sequence GTGGCAGATAGAAAATTGTCTACTGTCAGCAAGATAGTGCTTTATCAAGCTCTGATAATTATAATGATGACGGCCGGATTCGCCGTCGCAAGCGGAAAAATGGCGGCTTTGTCTGCGGCTCTGGGCGGGGCGGCGGCATTTTTTCCGAACCTGTTTTTTGCTTACAGAATTAAAAAGGCGACCGGGCAGGAAGCGCGCAAGATCGTCGTTTCATTTTACAGCGGCGAAGCGGGCAAGCTGTTGTTAACGGCGGCTTTTTTCGTCCTGATTTTTCAAATCCCTAATTTAGATTTATTACCGTTGCTTGTCGGTTATCTGACGGCATTGTCGGTTTTTTGGTTTGCGCTATTGATGCGCTGA
- a CDS encoding F0F1 ATP synthase subunit B codes for MSINATLIGQMITFALLVGFTMKYIWPPLFNSLEERKKKISEGLAAADKSQEDLKLAEKKAKNIIKEAKDQSSEIVTLAQKRANEIVEESKDNAGKEAERRIQAAKAQIEQEIEQTKEALRKEVAALAVSAAEQILGAEIDKTKHQDIIGKVSDKL; via the coding sequence GTGAGTATCAATGCTACTCTGATTGGACAAATGATCACCTTTGCACTTCTGGTAGGATTTACCATGAAGTACATTTGGCCGCCTTTGTTTAATTCGCTGGAAGAGCGCAAGAAGAAAATTTCCGAAGGGCTGGCTGCGGCCGATAAAAGCCAGGAAGACTTGAAGCTGGCCGAAAAGAAAGCCAAAAATATCATCAAGGAAGCGAAGGATCAGTCTTCGGAAATCGTGACGCTGGCGCAGAAACGCGCGAACGAGATCGTCGAAGAGTCCAAAGATAACGCCGGTAAGGAAGCCGAGCGCCGCATTCAAGCAGCCAAGGCGCAAATCGAACAGGAGATCGAACAAACCAAGGAAGCCCTGCGTAAAGAAGTGGCAGCTTTGGCGGTCAGTGCGGCGGAACAGATTCTCGGTGCGGAAATCGATAAAACCAAGCATCAGGACATCATCGGCAAAGTCTCCGATAAACTATAA
- the aspS gene encoding aspartate--tRNA ligase gives MRTHKCGELTKQHTGQTVELCGWVHRRRDHGGVIFIDLRDRTGLVQVVFDPDVREAFSLAEHVRSEYVLKVAGTVRGRPEGTINPNMGTGEVEVLVSELIVLNESETPPFPVESEIEVNEELRLRYRYIDLRRFAMQEKMKVRRDVSRVLRNFLDDHEFFEIETPYLTKATPEGARDYIVPSRTHENAFFALPQSPQLYKQILMIAGMDRYYQIVRCFRDEDLRADRQPEFTQLDIETSFMDENEIMQIMEEMIRQLFQKVIGVNLGAHFPRMTYQEAISKYGIDRPDLRIPLELVDIADDMKAVDFKVFSAPANDPDGRVVAMRLPKGGDLSRKDIEDLTKFVSIYGAKGLAYIKVNDLSAGIDGLQSPIVKFAPAEVWDSVLAKTGAQNGDLIFFGADKATIVNEAMGALRVKLGHDLGLLEGEWKPVWVVDFPMFAWDEKSRRYAAIHHPFTAPSCSIEELQANPGTALSRAYDLVLNGTEVGGGSIRINRPAMQQTVFEILGIKEDEAREKFGFLLDALKYGAPPHGGLAFGLDRLVMLMTGSTSIRDVIAFPKTQSAACPLVSAPAVVAEEQLRELGIKLIKPAGKEKAS, from the coding sequence ATGCGGACGCACAAGTGCGGGGAATTAACGAAACAACATACCGGGCAAACCGTTGAATTGTGCGGTTGGGTGCATCGCCGCCGTGACCACGGCGGGGTCATTTTTATCGATTTGAGGGACCGTACCGGTCTGGTACAGGTGGTCTTCGATCCGGATGTGCGTGAGGCGTTCTCTCTGGCCGAGCATGTGCGTAGCGAATATGTGCTGAAAGTGGCCGGCACCGTGCGCGGACGCCCCGAAGGCACGATCAATCCGAACATGGGCACCGGCGAAGTCGAAGTGCTGGTCAGTGAGCTGATCGTGCTGAACGAGTCCGAAACGCCGCCGTTCCCGGTCGAAAGCGAGATCGAAGTCAACGAGGAGCTGCGCCTGCGCTACCGCTATATCGACCTGCGCCGTTTTGCGATGCAGGAAAAGATGAAGGTGCGCCGCGACGTCTCCAGGGTTCTGCGCAATTTCCTGGACGATCACGAGTTCTTCGAGATCGAAACCCCGTACCTGACCAAGGCGACCCCGGAAGGCGCGCGCGACTATATCGTGCCGAGCCGGACGCATGAGAATGCGTTTTTCGCGCTGCCGCAATCGCCGCAGTTGTACAAACAGATTCTGATGATCGCGGGCATGGACCGCTATTACCAGATCGTGCGCTGCTTCCGCGACGAAGACTTGCGCGCGGACCGCCAACCCGAATTCACCCAGCTCGATATCGAGACCTCGTTCATGGACGAGAACGAGATCATGCAGATCATGGAAGAAATGATCCGTCAGCTATTCCAGAAAGTGATCGGCGTGAATCTCGGCGCGCATTTCCCGCGCATGACCTATCAGGAAGCGATTTCGAAATACGGAATCGACCGGCCCGACCTGCGTATTCCTTTGGAACTGGTCGATATCGCCGACGATATGAAAGCCGTCGATTTCAAGGTGTTCTCGGCGCCGGCCAACGATCCCGATGGCCGCGTCGTTGCGATGCGCCTGCCGAAAGGCGGCGACTTGAGCCGCAAGGACATCGAGGATCTGACCAAGTTTGTCAGCATTTATGGCGCGAAGGGCCTGGCTTATATTAAGGTGAACGACCTTTCTGCGGGCATTGACGGCCTGCAATCGCCGATCGTGAAGTTTGCCCCGGCCGAAGTCTGGGACAGCGTGCTCGCGAAAACCGGCGCGCAAAACGGCGACCTGATTTTCTTCGGCGCCGACAAGGCAACGATCGTGAACGAAGCGATGGGGGCGCTCCGCGTCAAACTCGGCCACGACCTGGGCCTCTTGGAAGGCGAATGGAAACCGGTCTGGGTCGTCGACTTTCCGATGTTTGCATGGGACGAAAAAAGCCGCCGCTATGCCGCAATCCATCACCCGTTCACCGCGCCAAGCTGCTCGATCGAAGAATTGCAGGCGAATCCCGGCACGGCCTTGTCGCGCGCCTACGACCTGGTGCTGAACGGCACCGAAGTCGGCGGCGGTTCGATCCGTATCAACCGGCCGGCGATGCAGCAGACCGTGTTCGAAATTCTCGGCATCAAGGAAGACGAAGCCCGCGAAAAATTCGGCTTCCTGCTCGATGCCTTGAAATACGGCGCGCCGCCGCACGGCGGTCTGGCGTTCGGCCTGGATCGTCTGGTCATGTTGATGACCGGTTCGACCTCGATCCGTGACGTGATCGCGTTCCCGAAAACCCAGTCGGCGGCCTGTCCTCTGGTCAGCGCGCCGGCCGTCGTCGCGGAGGAACAATTGCGCGAACTGGGCATCAAATTGATCAAGCCGGCGGGTAAAGAAAAAGCTTCATAA
- the pyrC gene encoding dihydroorotase: protein MKKLTITRPDDWHLHVRNGAMLKAVLPHTARQFARAIIMPNLKPPVTTVEQALTYRQEILLAIPEGLDFTSLMTLYLTGSTQTEEIRKAAESEHVHAFKLYPAGATTNSDSGVANIEAAYPLLEEMEKQGIPLLIHGEVTDEHCDIFDRERVFLETQLSRIVERFPALRIVVEHVTTREAVDFVKAQGPNIAATITPQHLLYNRNAILAGGIRPHHYCLPVLKREHHRQALVQAATSGNPKFFLGTDSAPHLTALKENACGCAGCFSAPVALELYAEAFEKADALDKLEGFASFYGADFYRLPRNRGTITLEKRDWQVPASYADAEIAITPLRAGETLSWKMEAA, encoded by the coding sequence ATGAAGAAATTAACCATCACCCGCCCCGATGACTGGCATTTGCATGTCCGCAACGGCGCGATGCTGAAAGCGGTGCTGCCGCATACCGCCCGGCAATTCGCCCGCGCGATCATCATGCCGAACCTGAAACCGCCGGTCACGACCGTCGAGCAGGCCTTGACCTACCGCCAGGAAATCTTGCTGGCGATCCCGGAAGGGCTCGATTTTACCTCCTTGATGACCTTGTATCTGACCGGCTCGACGCAAACGGAAGAGATCCGGAAAGCCGCCGAATCCGAGCACGTGCATGCGTTCAAGCTCTATCCTGCCGGCGCCACGACCAACTCCGACTCGGGCGTCGCGAACATCGAGGCCGCTTACCCCTTGCTTGAAGAAATGGAAAAACAAGGCATTCCGCTGTTGATCCACGGCGAGGTGACCGACGAGCACTGCGACATCTTCGATCGGGAGCGCGTTTTTCTCGAAACCCAGTTGAGCCGTATCGTCGAGCGTTTCCCGGCGCTGCGCATCGTCGTCGAGCATGTCACTACGCGCGAGGCGGTCGATTTCGTGAAGGCCCAAGGCCCGAACATCGCCGCGACGATCACGCCGCAACACTTATTGTATAACCGCAATGCGATTCTGGCCGGCGGCATCCGCCCGCACCATTACTGCCTGCCGGTGCTGAAGCGCGAGCATCACCGCCAGGCGCTGGTGCAGGCCGCGACCAGCGGCAATCCTAAATTTTTCCTCGGCACCGACAGCGCGCCGCATCTGACCGCATTGAAAGAAAACGCCTGCGGCTGCGCCGGCTGCTTCAGCGCGCCGGTGGCGCTCGAACTTTATGCGGAGGCATTCGAAAAAGCCGATGCGCTGGACAAACTGGAAGGTTTTGCGAGTTTTTACGGCGCCGATTTTTACCGGCTGCCGAGAAACCGGGGCACGATCACGCTCGAAAAAAGGGATTGGCAGGTGCCGGCGTCTTACGCAGACGCTGAGATCGCGATAACGCCTTTGAGGGCGGGAGAAACATTGTCCTGGAAAATGGAGGCAGCGTAG
- a CDS encoding type II toxin-antitoxin system HicA family toxin, which yields MKLPCNITGLELSRRLVLVGYQISRQSGSHISLTTHQQGEHHLTVPQHNPLKVKTLSAVLNDVAKHFSLNQDELIKFLFD from the coding sequence ATGAAATTACCTTGTAATATAACGGGATTGGAGCTTTCCCGGCGGTTGGTCCTAGTGGGTTATCAAATCAGTCGCCAAAGCGGCAGTCACATTAGCCTGACGACGCACCAACAGGGCGAGCATCATCTTACCGTGCCGCAGCATAATCCGCTAAAAGTCAAAACGTTGTCCGCCGTATTGAATGATGTCGCCAAACACTTTTCGCTCAATCAGGATGAGCTTATTAAGTTTTTGTTTGACTGA
- the nadA gene encoding quinolinate synthase NadA has translation MLTTAFPIEDYALLSDAECDARIVAAKAKLGKRCVILGHHYQRDEVFKHADFTGDSLKLSRNAAESDAEYIVFCGVHFMAEVADILSRPEQISILPDLAAGCSMADMANLIKVQKCWQELTEVIDVENEVTPVTYINSAADLKAFCGEHEGIVCTSSNAQKILEWSFARRSKVLFFPDQHLGRNTGYRMGIPLEQMVAWDFNKPRGGLTIDQIKNAEIILWNGYCSVHQAFKPEQIDQFLERYPETKVIAHPEASFEVCQKSEYIGSTEYILKTVREAEPNTRWLVATELNLVNRLNEECKAQGKHVHFMSPMLCMCSTMFRTDPQHLAWVMENLAAGHVINRITVPAKEAALAKKALDNMLAVA, from the coding sequence ATGTTAACTACTGCTTTTCCGATAGAAGATTACGCTTTGCTGAGTGATGCCGAATGCGATGCGCGCATCGTTGCGGCCAAAGCCAAGCTCGGCAAGCGCTGCGTGATTCTGGGGCATCATTATCAGCGCGATGAAGTGTTCAAGCATGCCGATTTTACCGGCGACTCGCTGAAGCTGTCGCGCAACGCGGCCGAATCCGACGCCGAATATATCGTGTTTTGCGGCGTGCATTTCATGGCCGAGGTCGCCGACATATTGTCTCGTCCCGAGCAGATTTCGATCTTGCCCGATCTTGCGGCCGGCTGTTCGATGGCGGACATGGCCAATCTGATCAAGGTGCAGAAATGCTGGCAGGAACTGACCGAGGTGATCGACGTCGAGAACGAAGTCACGCCGGTCACCTACATCAATTCCGCGGCCGACCTGAAGGCGTTTTGCGGCGAGCATGAAGGCATCGTCTGCACCTCATCGAACGCGCAGAAAATTCTCGAATGGAGTTTTGCGCGGCGCAGCAAGGTGCTGTTCTTCCCGGATCAGCATCTGGGCCGCAATACCGGCTACCGGATGGGCATCCCGCTCGAACAGATGGTCGCCTGGGATTTCAATAAACCGCGCGGAGGCCTGACCATTGATCAGATCAAAAACGCCGAGATCATCCTCTGGAACGGCTATTGTTCGGTGCATCAGGCGTTCAAGCCGGAGCAGATCGACCAGTTCCTGGAACGCTATCCCGAAACGAAGGTCATTGCGCATCCCGAGGCCTCATTCGAGGTCTGCCAGAAATCCGAATACATCGGCTCGACCGAATACATCCTGAAAACGGTGCGCGAAGCCGAGCCGAATACGCGCTGGCTGGTCGCGACCGAGCTGAATCTGGTCAACCGGCTGAATGAGGAATGCAAGGCGCAGGGCAAGCATGTGCACTTCATGTCGCCGATGCTGTGCATGTGCTCGACGATGTTCCGGACCGATCCGCAGCATTTGGCCTGGGTGATGGAAAATCTGGCCGCGGGTCATGTGATCAACCGGATCACGGTGCCGGCGAAAGAGGCGGCGCTGGCGAAAAAGGCGCTGGATAATATGCTGGCGGTGGCATAA
- a CDS encoding F0F1 ATP synthase subunit delta: MSELATLARPYAAAVFKRAKETGSSGKWSKTLAFLTSILSEQSLAVFVNNPKVSNESLSNLLREISEGQIDSEGANFLKLLVQNRRLNLVPHIAKIFEAYKAEDEGYLDVDVYAAYEFSKEGRKEFSAKLEKRLGKKVNMNVTVDKSLIGGVLVRAGDKVIDGSVKGQLQHMQKALQ; encoded by the coding sequence ATGAGCGAATTGGCAACATTGGCGAGACCTTATGCCGCGGCTGTGTTTAAGCGTGCCAAAGAGACGGGTTCGTCCGGAAAATGGTCAAAGACACTGGCGTTTCTGACGTCTATTTTGAGCGAGCAAAGCCTTGCGGTGTTCGTGAATAATCCCAAGGTCAGCAACGAAAGTTTGTCGAACCTGCTGCGGGAGATTTCCGAAGGTCAAATCGACAGCGAAGGCGCCAACTTTCTGAAGCTGCTCGTGCAAAACCGGCGGCTGAATCTGGTTCCTCATATCGCGAAGATTTTCGAAGCCTACAAGGCAGAGGATGAAGGCTACCTCGATGTTGACGTCTATGCCGCTTATGAGTTCAGTAAAGAAGGCCGGAAGGAATTCTCCGCTAAATTAGAAAAGCGGCTGGGCAAGAAAGTCAATATGAACGTGACGGTCGACAAATCATTGATCGGCGGCGTTCTGGTGCGCGCGGGCGACAAGGTGATCGACGGGTCGGTTAAAGGTCAACTCCAACACATGCAAAAAGCGCTACAGTGA